The Neurospora crassa OR74A linkage group IV, whole genome shotgun sequence genome has a segment encoding these proteins:
- a CDS encoding transmembrane domain-containing protein translates to MDAIKAFLPSGEKGLLPYYLFFVSIVAMGNALQNYTTLHYTRRLYNGRFVPNPSLPPAKGKFSPEDSVDVLKPVSPSEAEKKEAAAKDQVTPLAARVFGTYTFMAGIIRFYASYNLENESLYKLGIWTHVIAAVHFTSEFFIYKTLRFSGPQIFPFLAAYGGTLWMVLQYGYYVQ, encoded by the exons ATGGACGCTATCAAGGCTTTCCTGCCTTCGGGCGAGAAGGGTCTCCTTCCCTACTACCTCTTCTTT GTCTCCATCGTAGCTATGGGAAACGCCCTCCAAAACTACACTACTCTCCACTACACGCGACGCCTTTACAACGGCCGTTTCGTCCCCAACCCTTCCCTGCCGCCCGCAAAGGGCAAATTCAGCCCGGAGGACAGCGTGGACGTGCTGAAGCCCGTCTCGCCCTCagaggcggagaagaaggaggcggcTGCCAAGGACCAAGTCACGCCGCTGGCGGCCCGCGTCTTCGGTACCTACACCTTTATGGCCGGCATCATCCGCTTCTATGCGAGCTACAACCTCGAGAACGAGTCGTTGTACAAGCTCGGTATCTGGACCCATGTCATCGCCGCCGTGCACTTTACGAGCGAGTTCTTCATCTACAAGACGCTGCGTTTCAGCGGACCTCAgatcttccccttcttggCGGCGTATGGCGGCACGTTGTGGATGGTGTTGCAGTATGGTTACTACGTCCAGTAA
- a CDS encoding galactose-1-phosphate uridylyltransferase → MTDKVLDDISHRRYNPLNGSWLLVSPHRTKRPWQGQQEAPALNKLPEYDPQCYLCPGNKRAQGDSNPHYKNTFAFVNDYSAVKEEQQEYHPRKDAAGDGDDDIASLLLQAQPATGRCYVLTFSAKHDTTLADMSATEIVPVIETWTRIYASHLSASHPLRDAAARSLSEIPPNPDGEVEPAKKQQLRYMQIFENKGAAMGCSNPHPHCQIWTTSTLPEEPGKELAQMTKYHREHKGRHLLEDYVKVEMAKGERVVWQNDGFLVVCPWWAVWPFEVLVIAKRHVRALVELTSEERLQFAEAVQEVTRRYDNLFETNFPYSSGIHQAPLDCTEEEAETSWFHMHFYPPLLRSATVRKFLVGYELMAEPQRDITPEQAAARLRDCGGELYRKSLQ, encoded by the exons ATGACCGACAAAGTGCTTGACGACATCTCGCATCGTCGCTACAACCCGCTCAACGGCTCTTGGCTGCTTGTATCGCCTCACAGAACAAAGAGGCCATGGCA AGGACAGCAAGAGGCTCCAGCCCTCAACAAGCTTCCTGAGTATGATCCCCAG TGCTACCTTTGCCCCGGCAACAAGCGCGCCCAAGGCGACTCCAACCCGCACTACAAAAACACATTCGCCTTCGTCAACGACTACAGCGCCGTCAAAGAGGAACAGCAAGAGTACCACCCTCGGAAGGACGCCGCTGGTGACGGCGACGATGACATTGCCTCTCTCCTCCTGCAAGCGCAGCCCGCCACCGGCCGGTGCTACGTGCTCACCTTCTCCGCCAAGCACGACACCACTTTGGCGGACATGAGCGCGACCGAGATCGTACCCGTGATCGAGACCTGGACGCGCATCTACGCCAGCCACCTGTCTGCCTCGCATCCGCTCAGGGACGCCGCCGCGCGTTCACTCAGCGAGATTCCACCTAACCCGGACGGCGAAGTCGAGCCCGCGAAAAAGCAGCAGCTGCGGTACATGCAGATCTTTGAGAACAAGGGCGCGGCCATGGGCTGCTCGAACCCGCATCCGCACTGCCAGATCTGGACGACGAGCACGCTGCCCGAGGAGCCGGGCAAGGAGCTGGCGCAGATGACCAAGTACCACCGTGAGCACAAGGGGAGGCATCTGCTGGAGGACTACGTCAAGGTGGAGATGGCCAAGGGCGAGCGTGTGGTTTGGCAGAACGACGGGTTCTTGGTCGTCTGCCCTTGGTGGGCTGTCTGGCCGTTTGAGGTGCTCGTCATTGCGAAGAGACATGTGCGCGCGCTGGTGGAGCTTACGAGCGAGGAGAGGCTGCAGTTTGCCGAGGCGGTGCAGGAGGTTACGAGAAGATATGATAACTTGTTCGAGACAAACTTTCCGTATA GCTCGGGTATTCATCAGGCGCCGTTGGATTGCAcagaggaagaggctgaGACGAGCTGGTTCCATATGCATTTCTACCCTCCACTTCTTCGGTCTGCTACCGTGCGCAAGTTCTTGGTCGGATACGAGTTAATGGCTGAGCCGCAGAGGGATATCACTCCGGAGCAAGCGGCTGCGCGACTCAGAGACTGCGGTGGTGAGCTCTATCGCAAGTCGTTGCAGTAG
- a CDS encoding 3-ketoacyl-CoA reductase — protein sequence MDKVAEIWGTVPQYGQWALAGIGALYVATRVGAFLQLLLNAFILSGTNLRKYGKKGTWAVITGASDGLGKEFAQQLASKGFNLVLVSRTQSKLDVLARELELRWDGFKAKTFAMDFSKDDDSDYERLAELIKGLDIGILINNVGQSHSIPVPFLQTDRDELQNIVTINCLGTLKTTKVVAPILAQRKKGLILTMGSFAGVMPTPYLATYSGSKAFLQHWSSALSAELKDQGVDVHLVVSYLVTTAMSKIRRTSLLIPNPKQFVRAALGKVGLNSSEPFPNTYTPWWSHAVFKWVVENTVGAYSYFTLRLNKNMHIDIRNRALRKAAREAKKQ from the exons ATGGATAAGGTTGCCGAGATCTGGGGCACTGTCCCTCAATATGGCCAATGGGCCCTTGCTGGCATCGGCGCCCTTTACGTCGCTACTCGCGTCGGCGCTTTCCTCCAGCTGCTCCTTAACGCTTTCATCCTGAGCGGCACCAAC CTCCGCAAGTATGGCAAGAAGGGCACCTGGGCTGTTATCACTGGTGCCTCCGATGGTCTCGGAAAGGAGTTCGCCCAGCAGCTCGCCTCCAAGGGCTTCAACCTCGTTCTCGTCTCTCGCACTCAGTCCAAGCTGGACGTCCTTGCTAGGGAGCTCGAGCTCAGATGGGATGGTTTCAAGGCCAAGACTTTCGCCATGGACTTCTCCAAGGACGACGATTCCGACTACGAGCGTCTCGCCGAGCTCATCAAGGGCCTCGACATTGGTATCTTGATCAACAACGTTGGCCAGTCCCACAGCATCCCCGTTCCTTTCCTCCAGACCGACCGCGACGAGCTCCAGAACATTGTCACCATCAACTGCCTCGGCACACTCAAGACCACCAAGGTTGTCGCTCCCATCCTCGCCCAGCGCAAGAAGGGTCTTATCCTTACCATGGGCTCTTTCGCCGGTGTTATGCCCACCCCCTACCTTGCCACCTACAGCGGCAGCAAGGCGTTCCTCCAGCACTGGAGCAGCGCTCTCTCTGCCGAGCTCAAGGACCAGGGCGTCGATGTCCACCTTGTTGTCAGCTACCTCGTTACCACTGCCATGAGCAAGATCCGCCGCACCAGCCTCCTCATCCCCAACCCCAAGCAGTTCGTCCGCGCTGCTCTCGGCAAGGTTGGCCTCAACAGCTCCGAGCCCTTTCCTAACACCTACACCCCCTGGTGGAGCCATGCTGTGTTCAAGTGGGTTGTTGAGAACACTGTCGGTGCCTACAGCTACTTTACCCTCAGGCTGAACAAGAACATGCACATCGACATCCGCAACCGCGCTCTCCGCAAGGCCGCTCGTGAAGCCAAGAAGCAGTAA
- a CDS encoding SAGA complex subunit produces MGVIRKKIAARGGEGGVKYVCDVCSADITSTVRIRCAHSACNEYDLCVQCFAQGASSNAHQPQTHPYRVIEQNSFPIFDREWGADEELLLLEGAQIYGLGSWADIADHIGGYRSKDEVRDHYLQVYVDSPNFPLPKRCSPHDMELANEISREEFQARKKRRIEERREAAKNAPTLQAKTKPTASVPSCHEIQGYMPGRLEFETEFCNEAEEAVQLMQFDPGDGINPRTGELEPEMELKLTVMEIYNCRLTQRVERKKVIFEHNLLDYRENTKSEKKRSKEERDLLNKAKPFARMMNRVDFEQFCQGLIDELNLRQAIAQLQEWRSLRIGDLRSGEKYEQEKQARIQKSIPLGSMDRERLASAQRSKQPPPPDPPSGAALLVQPELPARMQSPHVIAEAEKLSSMKVEPGQVNSESVIVANGDTTPSKHKSLPQPVPGIQPLSLSQDNAPDLHLLTPEEVKLCEVLRIQPKPYLMIKEQILKEAVKGNGSLKRKQAKDICRVDQQKGGRIFDFMVNAGWVVKA; encoded by the exons ATGGGCGTCATCCGTAAGAAGATCGCTGCACgaggcggcgagggcggTGTCAAGTATGTATGCGACGTCTGCTCAGCAGACATAACGTCTACG GTCCGAATTAGGTGTGCACACAGCGCTTGCAATGAATATGATCTCTGTGTCCAATGCTTTGCGCAAGGAGCGTCCAGCAATGCGCATCAGCCACAAACCCATCCCTATCGAGTAATCGAACAGAACTCGTTTCCAATCTTCGACCGAGAATGGGGCGCGGACGAGGAGCTCCTTCTTCTGGAGGGCGCGCAGATCTACGGCTTGGGTTCGTGGGCCGACATTGCGGACCACATCGGCGGCTACCGAAGTAAGGATGAGGTACGCGACCACTATCTCCAGGTCTACGTCGACTCGCCCAACTTCCCCCTTCCGAAACGATGCAGTCCCCATGACATGGAACTGGCAAACGAAATCTCTAGAGAAGAATTTCAGGCGCGCAAGAAGCGACGCATCGAGGAAAGGAGGGAAGCCGCCAAGAACGCCCCAACCCTCCAAGCGAAGACGAAGCCGACAGCCAGTGTTCCATCATGCCACGAAATTCAAGGATATATGCCAGGACGTTTGGAGTTTGAGACCGAGTTCTGCAACGAAGCGGAAGAGGCTGTCCAGCTCATGCAGTTCGACCCAGGAGATGGAATTAATCCACGGACAGGCGAGCTGGAACCGGAGATGGAGCTCAAACTCACCGTTATGGAGATCTACAACTGCCGGTTGACGCAACGAGttgagaggaagaaggttaTATTTGAGCACAACCTGCTCGATTACAGGGAAAACACAAAGtcggaaaagaagaggtcgAAGGAGGAACGCGATCTTCTGAACAAGGCGAAACCCTTTGCGCGGATGATGAATCGCGTCGACTTTGAACAGTTCTGTCAAGGGTTGATTGACGAGCTCAACCTGCGGCAGGCAATTGCACAACTACAGGAATGGCGTAGTCTCCGGATTGGTGATCTACGAAGCGGCGAGAAGTATgagcaggagaagcaggCACGAATTCAGAAATCAATACCGCTGGGTTCCATGGACCGCGAACGACTGGCGAGTGCTCAGCGCAGCAAAcaaccgccaccaccagatCCGCCAAGTGGCGCGGCTCTGCTGGTCCAACCTGAGCTGCCGGCGCGTATGCAGTCACCTCATGTCAtcgccgaggccgagaaaCTCAGCAGCATGAAAGTGGAACCCGGGCAAGTCAACAGTGAAAGTGTAATCGTTGCCAATGGCGACACTACGCCGTCAAAACACAAGTCCTTACCACAACCCGTTCCCGGGATACAACCTCTTTCACTCTCTCAGGACAATGCTCCCGACCTTCACCTCCTTACGCCGGAAGAGGTCAAGCTGTGCGAGGTGCTCAGGATTCAGCCGAAGCCTTACCTGATGATCAAGGAGCAGATCCTCAAGGAAGCCGTCAAGGGCAACGGGAGTTTGAAGAGGAAACAGGCTAAGGACATTTGCAGAGTCGATCAgcagaagggagggaggattTTTGATTTTATGGTGAATGCGGGTTGGGTGGTGAAGGCTTAG